In the genome of Pseudomonas protegens, one region contains:
- a CDS encoding bifunctional cobalt-precorrin-7 (C(5))-methyltransferase/cobalt-precorrin-6B (C(15))-methyltransferase gives MSPWLTVVGIGEDGFKGLGRNARHALLSASRIVGGQRQLDLLPACIRGERQLWPSPFSLEPLLSLRGTPVCVLASGDPMLFGVGASLARQLPADELQVVSFPSSYSLAAARLGWALQDVVTLSVVARPIAALNAQLSSGVRLLVLSNDRHSPAAIAGLLRERGFGPSRLTVLEHLGGPLERRLDSTADDWSDPALADLNLLAIECRAAADTPQLSRLAGLPDSAFRHDGQLTKRDVRAITLARLAPVPGELLWDVGAGSGSIGIEWMRAHPSCRALAIEADDGRQQLIEYNRDVLGVPGLQLIRGSAPQALDGLERPDAVFIGGGVTREGVLQTCWERLKPGGRLVANAVTLQSEMTLMHWRQAHGGELTRIHIAQAQPLGEFDTWRQALPITLLDLHKPRDQP, from the coding sequence ATGTCGCCCTGGCTGACAGTAGTGGGAATCGGTGAAGACGGCTTCAAGGGCCTGGGCAGGAATGCCCGCCACGCCCTGCTGAGCGCTTCGCGGATCGTCGGCGGCCAGCGTCAGCTGGATCTGCTGCCGGCATGCATCCGCGGCGAACGCCAGTTGTGGCCCAGCCCGTTTTCCCTGGAACCCCTGCTGAGCCTGCGCGGAACGCCGGTCTGCGTGCTGGCCAGCGGCGATCCGATGCTGTTCGGCGTGGGCGCCAGCCTGGCCCGGCAACTGCCGGCCGACGAGCTGCAGGTCGTGTCCTTCCCCTCTTCCTATTCCCTGGCCGCCGCTCGCCTGGGCTGGGCCCTGCAGGACGTGGTCACGCTGTCGGTGGTGGCACGGCCGATTGCCGCGCTCAATGCCCAACTGTCCAGCGGCGTGCGCCTGCTGGTGCTGAGCAATGACCGCCACAGCCCGGCGGCGATTGCCGGACTGCTGCGTGAACGCGGTTTCGGCCCGAGTCGCCTGACGGTGCTGGAGCACCTGGGCGGCCCCCTGGAACGGCGCCTGGACAGCACGGCCGACGACTGGAGCGATCCCGCGCTCGCCGACCTCAATCTGCTGGCCATCGAATGCCGGGCCGCGGCCGATACGCCGCAACTGTCCCGACTGGCCGGCCTGCCGGACTCGGCCTTCCGCCATGACGGCCAGTTGACCAAGCGTGACGTGCGCGCCATCACCCTGGCCCGCCTGGCCCCGGTGCCCGGCGAATTGCTCTGGGATGTGGGCGCCGGCAGCGGCTCCATCGGCATCGAATGGATGCGTGCCCACCCCAGTTGTCGGGCACTGGCCATCGAAGCCGACGACGGCCGCCAGCAGTTGATCGAATACAACCGTGACGTGCTCGGGGTGCCCGGGCTGCAACTGATTCGCGGCAGCGCGCCCCAGGCCCTGGACGGGCTGGAGCGCCCCGATGCGGTGTTCATCGGCGGCGGGGTGACCCGCGAAGGCGTGCTGCAAACCTGCTGGGAACGGCTCAAGCCCGGCGGACGCCTGGTGGCCAACGCCGTGACCCTGCAAAGTGAAATGACCCTGATGCACTGGCGCCAAGCGCACGGCGGTGAGCTGACCCGCATCCATATCGCCCAGGCCCAGCCCCTGGGGGAATTCGACACCTGGCGCCAGGCCCTGCCGATCACCCTGCTGGACCTGCACAAACCCAGGGACCAGCCATGA
- a CDS encoding MarC family protein, producing the protein MLHVLFSVYLKMLVLYSPFFVLSCFISLTRGYSSKERRRLAWKVALATLVSSVLLYLFGRVIFSVFGITVDAFRIGAGSVLFISALGMAQGKSAVQTDNVQQDVTIVPLTIPLTVGPGTIGALLVMGVSQPHWDDKLTAILSIALASLTVGVVLYLSNRIERILGDQGLQIVSRLMGLFVCALAAQIIFTGVRGYLVP; encoded by the coding sequence ATGCTCCACGTGCTGTTCAGCGTTTACCTGAAGATGCTGGTGCTCTATAGCCCGTTCTTCGTTCTCTCGTGCTTCATCAGCCTGACCCGCGGCTACTCCTCCAAGGAGCGCCGGCGCCTGGCCTGGAAAGTCGCCCTGGCCACCCTGGTCTCCAGCGTCTTGCTGTACCTGTTCGGGCGAGTGATCTTCAGCGTGTTCGGCATCACCGTGGACGCCTTCCGCATCGGCGCCGGCAGCGTGCTGTTCATTTCCGCCCTGGGCATGGCCCAGGGCAAGTCGGCGGTGCAGACCGACAACGTGCAGCAGGACGTGACCATAGTGCCGCTGACCATCCCCCTGACCGTGGGCCCGGGCACCATCGGCGCCCTGCTGGTCATGGGCGTCAGCCAGCCGCACTGGGACGACAAGCTCACCGCGATCCTCAGCATCGCCCTGGCCAGCCTCACCGTGGGCGTGGTGCTGTACCTGTCCAACCGCATCGAACGCATCCTCGGCGACCAGGGCTTGCAGATCGTCAGCCGGCTGATGGGACTGTTCGTCTGTGCCCTGGCGGCGCAGATCATCTTCACCGGGGTAAGGGGTTACCTGGTCCCTTAG
- a CDS encoding SMI1/KNR4 family protein, with protein sequence MIPPQLIALIEAQPRYCPPPDTAEVTRALATLGIALDSEFAQIYLTCHPANFLDRVSYGVLMNIDGPSDEILMCTEFIHEVWELPKNFIAFTSLQGQGGYLLDKDSGGVWDFDLGDREAFVAGRIPARWASFFEFITWLLTATDMDEDEDPAR encoded by the coding sequence ATGATTCCCCCGCAGTTGATCGCCTTGATCGAAGCCCAGCCCCGCTACTGCCCGCCCCCCGACACCGCCGAGGTCACCCGAGCGCTGGCAACATTGGGGATTGCCCTGGACAGCGAGTTCGCGCAGATCTACCTGACCTGTCACCCCGCCAACTTCTTGGACCGAGTGAGCTACGGAGTGCTGATGAACATCGACGGGCCCAGTGATGAAATCCTGATGTGCACCGAGTTCATTCATGAAGTCTGGGAGTTGCCCAAGAACTTCATCGCCTTCACCTCACTGCAAGGTCAAGGCGGCTACTTGCTGGACAAGGACAGCGGTGGCGTCTGGGATTTCGACCTGGGCGACCGGGAAGCTTTCGTCGCCGGCCGGATCCCGGCCAGATGGGCCAGCTTCTTCGAATTCATCACCTGGCTGCTGACCGCCACGGACATGGATGAGGATGAGGACCCTGCGCGCTAG
- the cobJ gene encoding precorrin-3B C(17)-methyltransferase translates to MARSIPAIVILGQGSLDTARQIQRLYPDSLIHGLAERVEGADRIYHEFGATLRQLYQQDTPIIALCAAGIVIRTLAPLLLEKGAEPPVLAVAEDGSAVVPLLGGLGGVNVMAREIAAGLGVAAAITTSGELRFGTCLLNPPSGYALGDLELGKRFVSDLLGGESVRIEGAAPWLAAAKLPEDEQARLTIRVGSAEREPAANELLIYPRSVLVACRRSQLAGESDTGLATQIREALHQARIAVQSVACLLAVDSDMADRVLHQAAAELGVPLRFLPTAGSVAELAQQAVPQLLPALKVGDDIAIAVASEPLDPEQIGRPRGRLAVIGLGPGAAELMVPAVKAELARANDILGYETYVRMAGPFRADQVMHCTDNREEMQRARHAFELAAQGRSVVVVSSGDPGVFAMAAAVLEALHESSDPAWQRVDLEILPGVSASLATAAQAGAPLGHDFCVLSLSDNLKPWDIIEKRLDLASQADLALAFYNPISRSRPWQLGRALEIVRQHRTPHTPVVLGRDIGRPGQTLRVITLGELTPEQVDMRTMVLVGSSTTCVFPRAEGGEWVYTPRWYGHKPL, encoded by the coding sequence ATGGCCCGTTCAATTCCGGCCATCGTCATCCTGGGCCAAGGCAGCCTCGACACCGCGCGACAGATCCAGCGGCTCTATCCCGACTCGTTGATCCACGGTCTGGCGGAACGGGTCGAAGGCGCCGATCGGATCTACCACGAATTCGGCGCCACCCTGCGCCAGCTCTATCAACAGGACACGCCGATCATCGCCCTGTGCGCGGCCGGGATCGTGATCCGCACTCTGGCGCCGCTGCTGCTGGAAAAAGGCGCCGAACCGCCGGTGCTGGCAGTGGCCGAAGACGGCAGCGCCGTGGTGCCGCTGCTGGGCGGCCTGGGCGGGGTCAATGTCATGGCCCGGGAAATTGCCGCGGGCCTTGGAGTGGCTGCGGCCATTACTACTAGCGGTGAACTGCGCTTCGGCACCTGCCTGCTCAACCCGCCCAGCGGTTATGCCCTGGGCGACCTGGAGCTGGGCAAGCGTTTCGTCTCCGACCTGCTGGGTGGCGAAAGCGTGCGTATCGAAGGCGCAGCGCCCTGGCTGGCTGCAGCGAAGCTGCCCGAGGACGAGCAGGCGCGCCTGACCATCCGCGTCGGCTCTGCCGAGCGCGAGCCTGCGGCCAACGAACTGCTGATCTACCCCCGCAGCGTCCTGGTCGCCTGCCGTAGGAGCCAGCTGGCTGGCGAAAGCGATACCGGCCTTGCCACGCAAATCCGAGAGGCCCTGCATCAGGCGCGCATCGCCGTGCAGTCCGTCGCCTGCCTGTTGGCGGTTGACAGCGACATGGCCGACCGCGTCCTGCACCAGGCGGCCGCCGAATTGGGTGTGCCGCTGCGCTTTCTGCCAACTGCTGGCAGTGTGGCTGAACTGGCGCAACAAGCCGTGCCGCAGCTATTACCTGCGCTCAAGGTGGGGGACGACATCGCCATCGCCGTGGCCAGCGAGCCCCTGGACCCCGAACAGATCGGCCGGCCCCGTGGGCGCCTGGCTGTCATCGGCCTTGGCCCTGGTGCGGCCGAGCTCATGGTGCCGGCGGTCAAGGCGGAACTGGCCCGGGCCAACGACATCCTGGGTTATGAAACCTACGTGCGCATGGCCGGCCCGTTCCGCGCCGATCAGGTGATGCACTGCACTGATAACCGCGAAGAAATGCAGCGCGCCCGCCACGCTTTCGAACTGGCGGCCCAGGGCCGTTCGGTGGTGGTGGTGTCGTCCGGTGATCCCGGAGTATTCGCCATGGCCGCGGCAGTGCTCGAAGCCCTGCACGAATCCAGCGATCCGGCCTGGCAGCGGGTCGACCTGGAGATCCTTCCCGGGGTTTCCGCGTCCCTGGCCACCGCCGCCCAGGCCGGCGCACCGCTGGGTCATGACTTCTGCGTGCTATCGCTGTCGGACAACCTGAAGCCCTGGGACATCATCGAGAAGCGCCTGGACCTGGCTTCTCAGGCCGATCTGGCCCTGGCCTTCTACAACCCGATCTCCCGTTCCCGACCCTGGCAACTGGGCCGGGCCCTGGAGATCGTGCGCCAGCACCGCACGCCGCACACCCCGGTGGTGCTGGGGCGCGACATTGGCCGTCCGGGCCAGACCTTGCGGGTGATCACCCTCGGCGAGCTGACCCCGGAGCAGGTGGACATGCGCACCATGGTGCTGGTGGGCTCTTCCACCACCTGCGTCTTCCCCCGGGCCGAGGGCGGCGAGTGGGTTTACACGCCGCGCTGGTACGGCCATAAACCCTTGTAG
- a CDS encoding precorrin-2 C(20)-methyltransferase, whose translation MMVQPGRLIGLGVGPGDPELITVKALRLLRESPVVAYFVAKGKKGNAFGIIEGHLQQAQTLLPLVYPVTTEVLPAPLSYEQVISDFYDSASQELALHLDAGRDVAVICEGDPFFYGSYMYLHDRLAERYQAEVVPGVCSMLGGASVLGAPLVYRNQSLSVLSGVLPHEELKRRLADADAAVVMKLGRNFPKVRQVLEELGLAQRALYVERATMANQKIVPLDDVEPMSSPYFSLIIVPGERWQG comes from the coding sequence ATGATGGTGCAACCTGGACGTTTGATCGGCCTTGGCGTGGGTCCCGGTGATCCGGAACTGATTACCGTCAAAGCCCTGCGCCTGCTGCGCGAATCGCCGGTGGTGGCCTACTTCGTGGCCAAGGGCAAGAAAGGCAACGCCTTCGGCATCATCGAAGGGCACCTGCAACAGGCCCAGACCCTGCTGCCGCTGGTGTACCCGGTGACCACCGAAGTGCTGCCGGCGCCGCTGTCCTACGAGCAAGTGATCAGCGATTTCTACGACAGCGCCAGCCAGGAACTGGCGCTGCATCTGGATGCCGGTCGGGATGTGGCGGTGATCTGCGAGGGCGACCCGTTCTTCTACGGCTCCTACATGTACCTGCACGATCGTCTGGCCGAGCGTTACCAGGCCGAAGTGGTGCCGGGCGTGTGCTCGATGCTGGGCGGCGCTTCGGTGCTGGGCGCGCCCCTGGTGTATCGCAACCAGAGCCTGTCGGTGCTCTCGGGCGTGCTGCCCCATGAGGAGCTCAAGCGGCGGCTGGCGGACGCCGATGCGGCGGTGGTGATGAAGCTGGGGCGCAATTTTCCCAAGGTGCGCCAGGTCCTGGAAGAGCTGGGGCTGGCGCAGCGGGCGCTGTACGTCGAGCGCGCCACCATGGCCAACCAGAAGATCGTGCCGCTGGATGACGTGGAGCCGATGTCCTCGCCGTATTTCTCGCTGATCATCGTGCCCGGCGAAAGGTGGCAAGGCTGA
- a CDS encoding cobalt-precorrin-5B (C(1))-methyltransferase produces MREETAEQPAPLRSGLTTGSCATATSLAAARLLLGGVNADAVEIVLPKGKQVQMRLEFCRRTAEGAEAGTLKDAGDDPDVTHGALLYSQVRLTREPGIRFVAGQGVGTVTRPGLVLAVGEPAINPVPRRMISEHLQRLAEEHAYSGGFEVTVNVEGGAELALKTMNPRLGILGGLSILGTSGIVRPFSCAAYIASIHQGIDVAKTNGYLHIAACTGNASEDTMRRVYNLPEIALIEMGDFVGAVLKHLRKVPVDKLSLCGGFGKISKLAAGHMDLHSRHSSIDLPQLAQWAAAVGAGADLQQAIREANTSQQALAMASAAGIALGDAVCQHALDFARSVVPAQVQVEVFAIDRQGGIVGHAGVLS; encoded by the coding sequence ATGCGTGAGGAGACGGCCGAGCAGCCCGCGCCCCTGCGCAGCGGCCTGACCACCGGCAGTTGCGCCACCGCCACCAGCCTGGCCGCCGCGCGCCTGCTCTTGGGGGGCGTCAATGCCGACGCGGTGGAGATCGTCCTGCCCAAGGGCAAGCAGGTGCAGATGCGCCTGGAGTTCTGCCGCCGCACCGCCGAGGGCGCCGAAGCCGGGACCCTCAAGGATGCCGGCGACGACCCGGATGTGACCCACGGCGCCCTGCTCTACTCCCAGGTGCGCCTGACCCGCGAGCCGGGAATCCGCTTTGTCGCCGGCCAGGGCGTGGGCACTGTGACCCGCCCCGGCCTGGTGCTGGCGGTGGGCGAACCGGCGATCAACCCGGTGCCGCGCCGGATGATCAGCGAGCACCTGCAACGGCTTGCCGAGGAACACGCCTACAGCGGCGGCTTCGAAGTCACGGTGAATGTCGAGGGCGGCGCCGAGCTGGCCCTGAAAACCATGAACCCGCGCCTGGGGATTCTCGGCGGACTGTCGATCCTGGGCACCAGCGGCATTGTCCGGCCCTTCTCCTGCGCGGCCTACATCGCCTCGATCCACCAGGGCATCGACGTGGCCAAGACCAACGGCTACCTGCACATTGCCGCCTGCACCGGCAACGCCAGCGAGGACACCATGCGCCGGGTCTACAACCTGCCGGAAATCGCCCTGATCGAAATGGGCGACTTTGTCGGCGCGGTGCTCAAGCACCTGCGCAAAGTGCCTGTGGATAAACTCAGCCTGTGCGGCGGCTTCGGCAAGATCAGCAAACTGGCCGCCGGCCACATGGACCTGCACAGCCGCCACTCCAGCATCGACCTGCCGCAACTGGCGCAATGGGCCGCCGCAGTGGGTGCCGGAGCGGACCTGCAACAGGCCATACGCGAGGCCAATACCAGCCAGCAGGCCCTGGCCATGGCCAGCGCCGCCGGGATCGCCCTGGGCGACGCGGTGTGCCAACACGCCCTGGACTTCGCCCGCAGCGTGGTGCCGGCCCAGGTTCAGGTGGAAGTCTTCGCCATCGATCGCCAGGGCGGCATCGTTGGCCATGCCGGAGTCTTGTCATGA
- a CDS encoding precorrin-8X methylmutase gives MIDYIRDGQEIYRNSFAIIREEAKLDRIPADLEKLAVRVIHACGMVEAIDGLQFSAGAGKAGREALAAGAPILCDAHMVAEGITRARLPANNPVICTLRDERVPALARELGNTRSAAALELWRPHLEGSVVVIGNAPTALFYLLEMLDAGAPKPALILGFPVGFVGAAESKAMLAADSRGVPFVIMQGRLGGSAMAAAAVNALATEVE, from the coding sequence ATGATTGATTACATCCGCGACGGTCAGGAGATCTATCGCAACTCCTTCGCGATCATCCGCGAAGAAGCCAAGCTGGATCGCATTCCCGCCGACCTGGAAAAACTCGCGGTACGGGTGATCCACGCCTGCGGCATGGTGGAAGCCATAGACGGCCTGCAATTCTCCGCCGGTGCCGGCAAGGCCGGGCGTGAGGCCCTGGCCGCCGGTGCGCCGATCCTCTGCGATGCGCACATGGTGGCCGAAGGCATTACCCGGGCGCGCCTGCCGGCCAACAACCCGGTGATCTGCACCCTGCGTGACGAGCGCGTACCGGCGCTGGCCCGGGAGCTGGGCAACACCCGTTCGGCGGCGGCCCTGGAGCTGTGGCGCCCGCACCTGGAAGGCAGCGTGGTGGTGATCGGCAACGCCCCCACCGCACTCTTCTACCTGCTGGAGATGCTCGACGCCGGCGCGCCGAAACCGGCGCTGATCCTCGGTTTCCCGGTGGGCTTCGTCGGTGCCGCCGAATCCAAGGCGATGCTCGCCGCCGACAGCCGTGGCGTGCCTTTCGTGATCATGCAGGGGCGCCTGGGCGGTAGCGCCATGGCCGCCGCGGCCGTCAATGCCCTGGCCACGGAGGTCGAATGA
- the cobG gene encoding precorrin-3B synthase has translation MSTAIRPSACPGLLRIVPALDGGICRIKLAGGVISAAQARAVADAAQTYAGGVIEATNRANLQIRGIGAEHRALIDALLAAGLGPTTAAGDDVRNLMLSPSAGIDRQLLMDTRPLAGQILDTLQRHPRFHELSAKFAVQLDGGEALAMLEHHHDLWLAALAREGQLLLAFGLAGSPVDKPLAAVPEAQGHELLVAVLELFLDLATPEQTRMRHLLVQMPVADFLAQLNLRLSSPLLNIDGWQRPAAVAGLHLGTYPQREGDRVYVGAVAPLGRLDPAMLRGAAQLAEQYGDASLRFTPWQSLLLPGIAPADAATVTAGLGQLGLLCSAQQPLAQLIACTGSSGCGKALADTKGDALELAQLLQRHGRQTAVHLSGCSRSCAAAHVAPATLLATAPGRYDLYLRDAAQPGFGTLHARNLSIEAAEALLDARPRSHLDD, from the coding sequence ATGTCCACCGCCATCCGCCCCTCGGCCTGCCCGGGGTTGCTGCGCATCGTCCCGGCGCTGGACGGCGGCATCTGCCGGATCAAGCTGGCGGGCGGGGTCATCAGTGCCGCCCAGGCCCGGGCGGTGGCTGACGCGGCGCAGACCTATGCCGGCGGTGTGATCGAGGCCACCAACCGCGCCAACCTGCAGATCCGCGGGATCGGCGCCGAGCATCGGGCCCTGATCGATGCACTGCTGGCGGCCGGCCTGGGACCGACCACCGCCGCCGGCGACGATGTGCGCAACCTGATGCTCAGCCCCAGCGCCGGCATCGACCGGCAATTGCTGATGGACACCCGGCCCCTGGCCGGGCAGATCCTTGACACACTGCAGCGTCACCCGCGCTTCCATGAACTGTCGGCCAAGTTCGCCGTGCAGCTCGATGGCGGCGAAGCCCTGGCCATGCTCGAACATCACCACGACCTGTGGTTGGCGGCACTGGCGCGTGAAGGGCAGTTGCTGCTGGCCTTCGGTCTGGCCGGCAGCCCTGTGGATAAACCCCTGGCGGCGGTGCCCGAGGCCCAGGGCCATGAACTGCTGGTGGCGGTGCTGGAGCTGTTTCTCGATCTGGCCACCCCCGAGCAGACGCGGATGCGCCACCTGTTGGTGCAGATGCCGGTGGCGGATTTTCTTGCCCAACTGAACCTGCGCCTGAGCAGCCCCTTGCTGAACATCGATGGCTGGCAGCGTCCAGCTGCGGTTGCAGGGCTGCACCTGGGAACTTATCCACAGCGCGAGGGCGACCGGGTCTATGTCGGTGCGGTCGCGCCCCTGGGGCGCCTGGACCCGGCCATGCTGCGGGGCGCCGCACAACTGGCCGAGCAGTACGGCGACGCCAGCCTGCGTTTCACGCCCTGGCAGAGCCTGCTGCTGCCGGGCATTGCCCCGGCGGATGCGGCCACGGTCACCGCCGGCCTGGGGCAGTTGGGCTTGCTGTGCAGTGCTCAACAACCCCTGGCTCAGCTGATCGCCTGCACCGGCTCCAGTGGCTGCGGCAAGGCCCTGGCCGACACCAAGGGCGATGCCCTTGAGCTGGCGCAACTGCTGCAGCGCCACGGCCGGCAGACGGCCGTGCACCTGTCGGGTTGTTCCCGTTCCTGCGCCGCCGCCCATGTGGCGCCGGCCACCCTGCTGGCGACGGCCCCAGGGCGCTACGACTTGTATCTACGCGATGCTGCGCAGCCGGGTTTCGGCACGCTGCACGCGCGCAACCTTTCTATTGAAGCGGCAGAGGCTCTGCTTGATGCCCGCCCACGGAGTCACCTTGATGATTGA
- a CDS encoding DUF2946 domain-containing protein: protein MSRQRLAFAWIACFAVLFNMLAMPLSGAMQRNDPGLNEQLLWGSFCSSTGTKLVAISLGKLDQQAPQNDDHSTMQHCWCCSGSPPLVALPGHVPQLYFTRFAARPGAPQPQIEMLSLRQQWPSLNPGAPPLA, encoded by the coding sequence ATGTCCCGACAACGGCTCGCATTTGCCTGGATCGCCTGCTTCGCAGTGCTGTTCAACATGCTTGCCATGCCGCTTTCCGGGGCCATGCAGCGCAACGATCCGGGGCTGAACGAACAACTGCTGTGGGGCAGCTTCTGCTCGTCCACCGGCACCAAGCTGGTGGCCATATCCCTTGGCAAGCTCGACCAGCAGGCCCCGCAGAATGACGATCACTCGACCATGCAGCACTGCTGGTGCTGCTCCGGTTCGCCGCCCCTGGTGGCCCTCCCGGGGCACGTCCCCCAGCTGTACTTCACTCGCTTCGCCGCCCGGCCGGGCGCGCCGCAGCCACAGATCGAAATGCTCAGCCTGCGCCAGCAATGGCCCAGCCTGAACCCCGGTGCACCGCCTCTGGCATGA
- a CDS encoding type II toxin-antitoxin system RelE/ParE family toxin, translated as MFIFEQTQAFTHWLLRLKDPQGKTRVLARIRAAQLGRFGDCEPVGDGVYEMRIHRGPGYRVYFSRRGNRIYLLLIGGDKSTQKRDIQQARQLAHDLKSEG; from the coding sequence ATGTTCATCTTTGAGCAGACTCAGGCGTTCACCCACTGGCTGCTACGCCTTAAAGATCCCCAGGGAAAAACCCGCGTGCTGGCGCGGATCAGGGCCGCGCAACTGGGCCGGTTCGGCGACTGCGAACCCGTGGGCGATGGGGTCTATGAAATGCGCATCCACCGTGGCCCCGGCTACCGGGTGTACTTTTCGCGCCGGGGCAATCGGATCTACCTGTTGCTGATCGGCGGCGACAAAAGCACCCAGAAACGCGATATCCAACAGGCCAGGCAACTGGCCCACGACCTCAAGAGCGAGGGTTGA
- a CDS encoding CPCC family cysteine-rich protein → MKKLNATAAIDLLSTHRLPDLDLAARASLLLNWWGMDSDNLEFATLPPDLQQQLISQPEPPDDTQDPRYDALLLIALRAEYRGVTHLYLMRSLREAGLGDYAVSADIEYLEACPCCGYRTLSARGEYQICDLCHWEDDGSQALDVLSGPNHQTLGQAREHFAQQQGRLPLDKWPHISKEHP, encoded by the coding sequence ATGAAAAAACTGAACGCCACCGCCGCCATCGACCTCCTGAGCACACACAGGCTGCCCGACCTCGACCTCGCCGCTCGGGCTTCCCTGCTCCTGAACTGGTGGGGGATGGACAGCGACAACCTTGAATTCGCGACACTGCCACCCGACCTGCAGCAACAGCTCATCTCGCAACCGGAGCCCCCGGACGATACGCAAGACCCGCGCTACGACGCCCTGCTGCTGATCGCCCTGCGCGCCGAATACCGCGGCGTCACCCACCTGTACCTGATGCGCAGCCTGCGCGAGGCCGGGCTGGGCGACTACGCCGTCAGCGCGGACATCGAGTACCTGGAGGCCTGCCCCTGCTGCGGATATCGAACCCTCTCGGCGCGGGGCGAATACCAGATCTGCGACCTGTGCCATTGGGAAGACGACGGCAGCCAGGCGCTGGATGTGCTGAGCGGGCCCAACCACCAAACCCTGGGCCAGGCCCGGGAACACTTTGCCCAGCAGCAGGGCCGCCTGCCCTTGGACAAGTGGCCACACATCAGCAAGGAGCACCCATGA
- a CDS encoding cobalt-precorrin-6A reductase yields MTRILLLGGVTEALAIARTLGPEHIYSLAGVGRVPTDLNCQVKVGGYGGAAGLAGFIREQGIGLLLDVTHPYAAQISANAVAAAALAAVPCWALRRPAWQPQAGDDWREIAGWEPLMQALRPFKRPLFTLGREPLQHLDEIPPGQFWTLRALETCPGNERCEVIGARGPFLIEDERQLFARRNIDVLISKNSGSGATEPKLQVARERGIPVLVLKRPELPAADRHFASVAELLGALGQLSRA; encoded by the coding sequence ATGACCCGTATTCTGCTGCTGGGCGGGGTCACCGAGGCCCTGGCCATCGCCCGCACCCTGGGCCCTGAACATATCTACAGCCTGGCCGGGGTGGGCCGGGTGCCCACGGACCTGAACTGCCAGGTCAAGGTCGGCGGCTATGGCGGCGCCGCAGGACTGGCAGGCTTTATCCGCGAGCAAGGCATCGGCCTGCTGCTGGACGTCACCCATCCCTACGCGGCGCAGATCAGCGCCAACGCAGTGGCTGCCGCCGCTCTCGCAGCCGTGCCCTGCTGGGCGTTGCGGCGCCCGGCCTGGCAGCCGCAAGCGGGTGACGATTGGCGCGAGATCGCCGGTTGGGAGCCACTGATGCAAGCCCTGCGACCGTTCAAGCGCCCGCTGTTCACCCTGGGCCGCGAGCCGTTGCAGCATCTGGATGAAATCCCTCCGGGGCAGTTCTGGACCCTGCGCGCCCTGGAAACCTGCCCCGGCAATGAGCGTTGCGAAGTCATCGGCGCCCGTGGGCCTTTCCTGATCGAAGACGAGCGCCAACTGTTCGCCCGGCGCAACATCGACGTGCTGATCAGCAAGAACAGCGGCAGCGGCGCCACCGAACCCAAGCTGCAAGTGGCACGTGAGCGGGGCATACCGGTGCTGGTGCTCAAGCGCCCCGAGCTGCCCGCGGCCGACCGCCACTTTGCCAGCGTGGCCGAGTTGCTCGGCGCCCTGGGGCAGCTGTCTCGCGCCTGA
- a CDS encoding addiction module antidote protein, which produces MHTPVTRFDAAEYLKTPEDMVAYLDACFEEDAGDGKLIRAALNDIARARGMTQVARDTGLGRESLYKALGSQGNPEFATIIKVMKALGLKLNVSPA; this is translated from the coding sequence ATGCACACCCCAGTCACCCGCTTCGACGCAGCGGAGTACCTCAAGACCCCTGAAGACATGGTCGCCTACCTCGACGCCTGCTTCGAGGAAGACGCCGGCGACGGCAAGCTGATCCGCGCCGCGCTCAACGACATCGCTCGCGCCCGCGGCATGACCCAGGTCGCCCGCGACACCGGCCTGGGCCGTGAGAGCCTTTACAAGGCCCTGGGCAGCCAGGGCAATCCCGAGTTCGCGACTATCATCAAGGTCATGAAGGCGCTCGGGCTCAAGCTCAACGTCAGCCCGGCCTGA